In the Nicotiana tabacum cultivar K326 chromosome 16, ASM71507v2, whole genome shotgun sequence genome, one interval contains:
- the LOC107762378 gene encoding inorganic pyrophosphatase TTM2-like isoform X1 — MDTDTSDAESTSRRAGLLKDQVRLVKRKDCDRYEIVSIPDNLSFEKGFFIVIRACQLLVQKNDGLIMIGVAGPSGAGKTVFTEKILNFMPSVAVISMDNYNDASRIVDGNFDDPRLTDYDTLLKNINDLKTGKPAEIPIYDFKSSSRIGYRTLEVPSSRIVVIEGIYALNEKLRPFLDLRVSVNGGVHFDLVKRVLRDIQRAGQEPSEIIHQVSETVYPMYKAYIEPDLKTAHIKIINKFNPFSGFQSPTYILKSSRNLKTELIKSVLSEEHTESTEQIYDIYLLPPGEDPETCQSYLRMRNKDGKYNLMFEEWVTDSPFVISPRISFEVSVRLLGGLMALGYTMAAILKRSSHVFSDERVCVKIDWLEQLNRHYVQVQGRDRVVVKCIADQLGLEGSYTPRTYIEQIQLEKLVNEVMALPDDLKTKLSLDEDIVASPKETLSRASAERVSWRNKNIRSGLSHSYSTNRDKNLSNVSSDYRRNDMSAESGTRLLNQFSSSLFHKGAVTHLLEQISTLNDRMDGFTSRMEELNSKLSSTRASPRNKRASPSTPTLALETEVCNGSAPTSYFISGLENGSLTGSIMPNSSSFASLTKESAFMEEISNIARGQRQVMHQLDNISNVLRERLGEQSRQGRTNKKRDTIDMDPVRIPLILTLAVGGLGILLFKSLQQ; from the exons atggATACAGATACTTCAGATGCTGAATCGACTAGTCGGAGAGCTGGTCTCTTAAAGGACCAGGTTCGACTAGTTAAGAGAAAAGATTGTGATCGATATGAGATTGTCTCAATACCAGATAATTTGTCATTTGAGAAAGGATTCTTCATTGTAATCCGAGCATGCCAGTTGTTGGTTCAGAAGAATGATGGACTGATAATGATAGGAGTAGCTGGTCCCTCTGGTGCCGGAAAGACTGTATTTACTGAGAAAATACTGAACTTTATGCCAAGCGTTGCAGTTATCTCAATGGATAACTACAATGATGCTAGTCGAATTGTTGATGGAAACTTTGATG ACCCACGCCTAACAGACTATGATACATTGCTGAAAAATATCAATGATCTGAAGACTGGGAAGCCAGCAGAAATTCCAATATATGATTTCAAATCTAGTTCGCGAATAGGATACAG GACCCTTGAAGTCCCTAGCTCCCGCATTGTGGTTATTGAGGGCATCTATGCTCTGAACGAAAAGTTGCGGCCTTTCCTGGATCTTCGCGTATCTGTGAATGGTGGAGTACACTTTGATCTCGTTAAAAGAGTTTTACGTGACATACAACGTGCTGGGCAGGAACCATCAGAAATAATCCATCAAGTATCTGAAACG GTTTATCCAATGTACAAGGCTTATATTGAGCCTGATCTCAAAACTGCACACATAAAAATTATCAACAAATTTAATCCTTTCTCAGGATTCCAGAGTCCTACTTACATTCTAAAG TCATCAAGGAATCTGAAGACAGAACTAATCAAGTCTGTCTTGTCTGAAGAACACACTGAGAGTACGGAACAGATTTATGACATATACCTTCTGCCACCTGGTGAAGATCCAGAGACATGCCAATCATATCTGAGGATGCGAAATAAAGATGGGAAATACAATCTCATGTTTGAG GAATGGGTCACTGATTCTCCATTTGTCATATCACCAAGAATCAGTTTTGAAGTTAGTGTGCGTCTTCTTGGTGGATTGATGGCTTTGGGATACACAATGGCGGCCATCCTCAAAAGAAGCAGCCATGTATTTTCTGATGAAAGGGTCTGTGTGAAAATTGACTGGCTTGAACAACTGAACCGCCACTATGTGCAG GTCCAAGGAAGAGATCGTGTTGTTGTCAAATGTATCGCTGATCAGCTGGGTTTGGAAGGCTCATATACTCCGCGTACATATATTGAGCAAATACAGCTAGAGAAGCTTGTGAATGAGGTTATG GCATTACCAGATGACTTGAAAACAAAGCTTAGCCTAGATGAAGATATTGTCGCAAGCCCTAAAGAAACTCTCTCTCGAGCCTCGGCGGAGAGAGTATCATGGAGAAATAAGAATATCAGAAG TGGATTGTCACATTCATATTCAACTAACAGGGACAAAAATCTATCAAATGTTAGTTCTGATTATCGGAGGAATGACATGAGTGCGGAGTCGGGAACAAGATTATTAAACCAG TTTTCATCGTCTTTATTCCATAAGGGAGCGGTCACACATTTATTGGAGCAAATTTCTACCTTGAATGACCGGATGGATGGCTTTACGTCTAGAATGGAAGAACTTAATTCCAAGTTAAGCAGCACAAGGGCTTCTCCAAGAAACAAACGAGCTTCTCCAAGCACACCAACTCTGGCTTTAGAAACTGAAGTGTGCAATGGATCTGCCCCTACTTCCTATTTCATATCTGGTTTGGAGAATGGTTCCTTGACTGGGTCCATCATGCCTAATTCCTCGTCTTTTGCTTCCCTTACAAAGGAGTCTGCGTTTATGGAAGAG ATATCAAATATTGCACGTGGACAACGTCAAGTTATGCATCAGTTGGACAACATTAGCAACGTTCTTCGCGAGAGATTAGGTGAACAGTCTCGACAAGgaagaacaaataagaaaagagataCAATTGATATGGATCCTGTCAGAATACCTCTCATCTTAACATTAGCAGTTGGTGGCCTGGGAATCCTCTTGTTTAAGAGCCTGCAGCAATGA
- the LOC107762378 gene encoding inorganic pyrophosphatase TTM2-like isoform X2 — MDTDTSDAESTSRRAGLLKDQVRLVKRKDCDRYEIVSIPDNLSFEKGFFIVIRACQLLVQKNDGLIMIGVAGPSGAGKTVFTEKILNFMPSVAVISMDNYNDASRIVDGNFDDPRLTDYDTLLKNINDLKTGKPAEIPIYDFKSSSRIGYRTLEVPSSRIVVIEGIYALNEKLRPFLDLRVSVNGGVHFDLVKRVLRDIQRAGQEPSEIIHQVSETVYPMYKAYIEPDLKTAHIKIINKFNPFSGFQSPTYILKSSRNLKTELIKSVLSEEHTESTEQIYDIYLLPPGEDPETCQSYLRMRNKDGKYNLMFEEWVTDSPFVISPRISFEVSVRLLGGLMALGYTMAAILKRSSHVFSDERVCVKIDWLEQLNRHYVQVQGRDRVVVKCIADQLGLEGSYTPRTYIEQIQLEKLVNEVMALPDDLKTKLSLDEDIVASPKETLSRASAERVSWRNKNIRSGLSHSYSTNRDKNLSNVSSDYRRNDMSAESGTRLLNQGAVTHLLEQISTLNDRMDGFTSRMEELNSKLSSTRASPRNKRASPSTPTLALETEVCNGSAPTSYFISGLENGSLTGSIMPNSSSFASLTKESAFMEEISNIARGQRQVMHQLDNISNVLRERLGEQSRQGRTNKKRDTIDMDPVRIPLILTLAVGGLGILLFKSLQQ; from the exons atggATACAGATACTTCAGATGCTGAATCGACTAGTCGGAGAGCTGGTCTCTTAAAGGACCAGGTTCGACTAGTTAAGAGAAAAGATTGTGATCGATATGAGATTGTCTCAATACCAGATAATTTGTCATTTGAGAAAGGATTCTTCATTGTAATCCGAGCATGCCAGTTGTTGGTTCAGAAGAATGATGGACTGATAATGATAGGAGTAGCTGGTCCCTCTGGTGCCGGAAAGACTGTATTTACTGAGAAAATACTGAACTTTATGCCAAGCGTTGCAGTTATCTCAATGGATAACTACAATGATGCTAGTCGAATTGTTGATGGAAACTTTGATG ACCCACGCCTAACAGACTATGATACATTGCTGAAAAATATCAATGATCTGAAGACTGGGAAGCCAGCAGAAATTCCAATATATGATTTCAAATCTAGTTCGCGAATAGGATACAG GACCCTTGAAGTCCCTAGCTCCCGCATTGTGGTTATTGAGGGCATCTATGCTCTGAACGAAAAGTTGCGGCCTTTCCTGGATCTTCGCGTATCTGTGAATGGTGGAGTACACTTTGATCTCGTTAAAAGAGTTTTACGTGACATACAACGTGCTGGGCAGGAACCATCAGAAATAATCCATCAAGTATCTGAAACG GTTTATCCAATGTACAAGGCTTATATTGAGCCTGATCTCAAAACTGCACACATAAAAATTATCAACAAATTTAATCCTTTCTCAGGATTCCAGAGTCCTACTTACATTCTAAAG TCATCAAGGAATCTGAAGACAGAACTAATCAAGTCTGTCTTGTCTGAAGAACACACTGAGAGTACGGAACAGATTTATGACATATACCTTCTGCCACCTGGTGAAGATCCAGAGACATGCCAATCATATCTGAGGATGCGAAATAAAGATGGGAAATACAATCTCATGTTTGAG GAATGGGTCACTGATTCTCCATTTGTCATATCACCAAGAATCAGTTTTGAAGTTAGTGTGCGTCTTCTTGGTGGATTGATGGCTTTGGGATACACAATGGCGGCCATCCTCAAAAGAAGCAGCCATGTATTTTCTGATGAAAGGGTCTGTGTGAAAATTGACTGGCTTGAACAACTGAACCGCCACTATGTGCAG GTCCAAGGAAGAGATCGTGTTGTTGTCAAATGTATCGCTGATCAGCTGGGTTTGGAAGGCTCATATACTCCGCGTACATATATTGAGCAAATACAGCTAGAGAAGCTTGTGAATGAGGTTATG GCATTACCAGATGACTTGAAAACAAAGCTTAGCCTAGATGAAGATATTGTCGCAAGCCCTAAAGAAACTCTCTCTCGAGCCTCGGCGGAGAGAGTATCATGGAGAAATAAGAATATCAGAAG TGGATTGTCACATTCATATTCAACTAACAGGGACAAAAATCTATCAAATGTTAGTTCTGATTATCGGAGGAATGACATGAGTGCGGAGTCGGGAACAAGATTATTAAACCAG GGAGCGGTCACACATTTATTGGAGCAAATTTCTACCTTGAATGACCGGATGGATGGCTTTACGTCTAGAATGGAAGAACTTAATTCCAAGTTAAGCAGCACAAGGGCTTCTCCAAGAAACAAACGAGCTTCTCCAAGCACACCAACTCTGGCTTTAGAAACTGAAGTGTGCAATGGATCTGCCCCTACTTCCTATTTCATATCTGGTTTGGAGAATGGTTCCTTGACTGGGTCCATCATGCCTAATTCCTCGTCTTTTGCTTCCCTTACAAAGGAGTCTGCGTTTATGGAAGAG ATATCAAATATTGCACGTGGACAACGTCAAGTTATGCATCAGTTGGACAACATTAGCAACGTTCTTCGCGAGAGATTAGGTGAACAGTCTCGACAAGgaagaacaaataagaaaagagataCAATTGATATGGATCCTGTCAGAATACCTCTCATCTTAACATTAGCAGTTGGTGGCCTGGGAATCCTCTTGTTTAAGAGCCTGCAGCAATGA
- the LOC107762378 gene encoding inorganic pyrophosphatase TTM2-like isoform X6, with protein MDTDTSDAESTSRRAGLLKDQVRLVKRKDCDRYEIVSIPDNLSFEKGFFIVIRACQLLVQKNDGLIMIGVAGPSGAGKTVFTEKILNFMPSVAVISMDNYNDASRIVDGNFDDPRLTDYDTLLKNINDLKTGKPAEIPIYDFKSSSRIGYRTLEVPSSRIVVIEGIYALNEKLRPFLDLRVSVNGGVHFDLVKRVLRDIQRAGQEPSEIIHQVSETVYPMYKAYIEPDLKTAHIKIINKFNPFSGFQSPTYILKSSRNLKTELIKSVLSEEHTESTEQIYDIYLLPPGEDPETCQSYLRMRNKDGKYNLMFEEWVTDSPFVISPRISFEVSVRLLGGLMALGYTMAAILKRSSHVFSDERVCVKIDWLEQLNRHYVQVQGRDRVVVKCIADQLGLEGSYTPRTYIEQIQLEKLVNEVMALPDDLKTKLSLDEDIVASPKETLSRASAERVSWRNKNIRSSDYRRNDMSAESGTRLLNQGAVTHLLEQISTLNDRMDGFTSRMEELNSKLSSTRASPRNKRASPSTPTLALETEVCNGSAPTSYFISGLENGSLTGSIMPNSSSFASLTKESAFMEEISNIARGQRQVMHQLDNISNVLRERLGEQSRQGRTNKKRDTIDMDPVRIPLILTLAVGGLGILLFKSLQQ; from the exons atggATACAGATACTTCAGATGCTGAATCGACTAGTCGGAGAGCTGGTCTCTTAAAGGACCAGGTTCGACTAGTTAAGAGAAAAGATTGTGATCGATATGAGATTGTCTCAATACCAGATAATTTGTCATTTGAGAAAGGATTCTTCATTGTAATCCGAGCATGCCAGTTGTTGGTTCAGAAGAATGATGGACTGATAATGATAGGAGTAGCTGGTCCCTCTGGTGCCGGAAAGACTGTATTTACTGAGAAAATACTGAACTTTATGCCAAGCGTTGCAGTTATCTCAATGGATAACTACAATGATGCTAGTCGAATTGTTGATGGAAACTTTGATG ACCCACGCCTAACAGACTATGATACATTGCTGAAAAATATCAATGATCTGAAGACTGGGAAGCCAGCAGAAATTCCAATATATGATTTCAAATCTAGTTCGCGAATAGGATACAG GACCCTTGAAGTCCCTAGCTCCCGCATTGTGGTTATTGAGGGCATCTATGCTCTGAACGAAAAGTTGCGGCCTTTCCTGGATCTTCGCGTATCTGTGAATGGTGGAGTACACTTTGATCTCGTTAAAAGAGTTTTACGTGACATACAACGTGCTGGGCAGGAACCATCAGAAATAATCCATCAAGTATCTGAAACG GTTTATCCAATGTACAAGGCTTATATTGAGCCTGATCTCAAAACTGCACACATAAAAATTATCAACAAATTTAATCCTTTCTCAGGATTCCAGAGTCCTACTTACATTCTAAAG TCATCAAGGAATCTGAAGACAGAACTAATCAAGTCTGTCTTGTCTGAAGAACACACTGAGAGTACGGAACAGATTTATGACATATACCTTCTGCCACCTGGTGAAGATCCAGAGACATGCCAATCATATCTGAGGATGCGAAATAAAGATGGGAAATACAATCTCATGTTTGAG GAATGGGTCACTGATTCTCCATTTGTCATATCACCAAGAATCAGTTTTGAAGTTAGTGTGCGTCTTCTTGGTGGATTGATGGCTTTGGGATACACAATGGCGGCCATCCTCAAAAGAAGCAGCCATGTATTTTCTGATGAAAGGGTCTGTGTGAAAATTGACTGGCTTGAACAACTGAACCGCCACTATGTGCAG GTCCAAGGAAGAGATCGTGTTGTTGTCAAATGTATCGCTGATCAGCTGGGTTTGGAAGGCTCATATACTCCGCGTACATATATTGAGCAAATACAGCTAGAGAAGCTTGTGAATGAGGTTATG GCATTACCAGATGACTTGAAAACAAAGCTTAGCCTAGATGAAGATATTGTCGCAAGCCCTAAAGAAACTCTCTCTCGAGCCTCGGCGGAGAGAGTATCATGGAGAAATAAGAATATCAGAAG TTCTGATTATCGGAGGAATGACATGAGTGCGGAGTCGGGAACAAGATTATTAAACCAG GGAGCGGTCACACATTTATTGGAGCAAATTTCTACCTTGAATGACCGGATGGATGGCTTTACGTCTAGAATGGAAGAACTTAATTCCAAGTTAAGCAGCACAAGGGCTTCTCCAAGAAACAAACGAGCTTCTCCAAGCACACCAACTCTGGCTTTAGAAACTGAAGTGTGCAATGGATCTGCCCCTACTTCCTATTTCATATCTGGTTTGGAGAATGGTTCCTTGACTGGGTCCATCATGCCTAATTCCTCGTCTTTTGCTTCCCTTACAAAGGAGTCTGCGTTTATGGAAGAG ATATCAAATATTGCACGTGGACAACGTCAAGTTATGCATCAGTTGGACAACATTAGCAACGTTCTTCGCGAGAGATTAGGTGAACAGTCTCGACAAGgaagaacaaataagaaaagagataCAATTGATATGGATCCTGTCAGAATACCTCTCATCTTAACATTAGCAGTTGGTGGCCTGGGAATCCTCTTGTTTAAGAGCCTGCAGCAATGA
- the LOC107762378 gene encoding inorganic pyrophosphatase TTM2-like isoform X5 — protein sequence MDTDTSDAESTSRRAGLLKDQVRLVKRKDCDRYEIVSIPDNLSFEKGFFIVIRACQLLVQKNDGLIMIGVAGPSGAGKTVFTEKILNFMPSVAVISMDNYNDASRIVDGNFDDPRLTDYDTLLKNINDLKTGKPAEIPIYDFKSSSRIGYRTLEVPSSRIVVIEGIYALNEKLRPFLDLRVSVNGGVHFDLVKRVLRDIQRAGQEPSEIIHQVSETVYPMYKAYIEPDLKTAHIKIINKFNPFSGFQSPTYILKSSRNLKTELIKSVLSEEHTESTEQIYDIYLLPPGEDPETCQSYLRMRNKDGKYNLMFEEWVTDSPFVISPRISFEVSVRLLGGLMALGYTMAAILKRSSHVFSDERVCVKIDWLEQLNRHYVQVQGRDRVVVKCIADQLGLEGSYTPRTYIEQIQLEKLVNEVMALPDDLKTKLSLDEDIVASPKETLSRASAERVSWRNKNIRSSDYRRNDMSAESGTRLLNQFSSSLFHKGAVTHLLEQISTLNDRMDGFTSRMEELNSKLSSTRASPRNKRASPSTPTLALETEVCNGSAPTSYFISGLENGSLTGSIMPNSSSFASLTKESAFMEEISNIARGQRQVMHQLDNISNVLRERLGEQSRQGRTNKKRDTIDMDPVRIPLILTLAVGGLGILLFKSLQQ from the exons atggATACAGATACTTCAGATGCTGAATCGACTAGTCGGAGAGCTGGTCTCTTAAAGGACCAGGTTCGACTAGTTAAGAGAAAAGATTGTGATCGATATGAGATTGTCTCAATACCAGATAATTTGTCATTTGAGAAAGGATTCTTCATTGTAATCCGAGCATGCCAGTTGTTGGTTCAGAAGAATGATGGACTGATAATGATAGGAGTAGCTGGTCCCTCTGGTGCCGGAAAGACTGTATTTACTGAGAAAATACTGAACTTTATGCCAAGCGTTGCAGTTATCTCAATGGATAACTACAATGATGCTAGTCGAATTGTTGATGGAAACTTTGATG ACCCACGCCTAACAGACTATGATACATTGCTGAAAAATATCAATGATCTGAAGACTGGGAAGCCAGCAGAAATTCCAATATATGATTTCAAATCTAGTTCGCGAATAGGATACAG GACCCTTGAAGTCCCTAGCTCCCGCATTGTGGTTATTGAGGGCATCTATGCTCTGAACGAAAAGTTGCGGCCTTTCCTGGATCTTCGCGTATCTGTGAATGGTGGAGTACACTTTGATCTCGTTAAAAGAGTTTTACGTGACATACAACGTGCTGGGCAGGAACCATCAGAAATAATCCATCAAGTATCTGAAACG GTTTATCCAATGTACAAGGCTTATATTGAGCCTGATCTCAAAACTGCACACATAAAAATTATCAACAAATTTAATCCTTTCTCAGGATTCCAGAGTCCTACTTACATTCTAAAG TCATCAAGGAATCTGAAGACAGAACTAATCAAGTCTGTCTTGTCTGAAGAACACACTGAGAGTACGGAACAGATTTATGACATATACCTTCTGCCACCTGGTGAAGATCCAGAGACATGCCAATCATATCTGAGGATGCGAAATAAAGATGGGAAATACAATCTCATGTTTGAG GAATGGGTCACTGATTCTCCATTTGTCATATCACCAAGAATCAGTTTTGAAGTTAGTGTGCGTCTTCTTGGTGGATTGATGGCTTTGGGATACACAATGGCGGCCATCCTCAAAAGAAGCAGCCATGTATTTTCTGATGAAAGGGTCTGTGTGAAAATTGACTGGCTTGAACAACTGAACCGCCACTATGTGCAG GTCCAAGGAAGAGATCGTGTTGTTGTCAAATGTATCGCTGATCAGCTGGGTTTGGAAGGCTCATATACTCCGCGTACATATATTGAGCAAATACAGCTAGAGAAGCTTGTGAATGAGGTTATG GCATTACCAGATGACTTGAAAACAAAGCTTAGCCTAGATGAAGATATTGTCGCAAGCCCTAAAGAAACTCTCTCTCGAGCCTCGGCGGAGAGAGTATCATGGAGAAATAAGAATATCAGAAG TTCTGATTATCGGAGGAATGACATGAGTGCGGAGTCGGGAACAAGATTATTAAACCAG TTTTCATCGTCTTTATTCCATAAGGGAGCGGTCACACATTTATTGGAGCAAATTTCTACCTTGAATGACCGGATGGATGGCTTTACGTCTAGAATGGAAGAACTTAATTCCAAGTTAAGCAGCACAAGGGCTTCTCCAAGAAACAAACGAGCTTCTCCAAGCACACCAACTCTGGCTTTAGAAACTGAAGTGTGCAATGGATCTGCCCCTACTTCCTATTTCATATCTGGTTTGGAGAATGGTTCCTTGACTGGGTCCATCATGCCTAATTCCTCGTCTTTTGCTTCCCTTACAAAGGAGTCTGCGTTTATGGAAGAG ATATCAAATATTGCACGTGGACAACGTCAAGTTATGCATCAGTTGGACAACATTAGCAACGTTCTTCGCGAGAGATTAGGTGAACAGTCTCGACAAGgaagaacaaataagaaaagagataCAATTGATATGGATCCTGTCAGAATACCTCTCATCTTAACATTAGCAGTTGGTGGCCTGGGAATCCTCTTGTTTAAGAGCCTGCAGCAATGA
- the LOC107762378 gene encoding inorganic pyrophosphatase TTM2-like isoform X4 — MDTDTSDAESTSRRAGLLKDQVRLVKRKDCDRYEIVSIPDNLSFEKGFFIVIRACQLLVQKNDGLIMIGVAGPSGAGKTVFTEKILNFMPSVAVISMDNYNDASRIVDGNFDDPRLTDYDTLLKNINDLKTGKPAEIPIYDFKSSSRIGYRTLEVPSSRIVVIEGIYALNEKLRPFLDLRVSVNGGVHFDLVKRVLRDIQRAGQEPSEIIHQVSETVYPMYKAYIEPDLKTAHIKIINKFNPFSGFQSPTYILKSSRNLKTELIKSVLSEEHTESTEQIYDIYLLPPGEDPETCQSYLRMRNKDGKYNLMFEEWVTDSPFVISPRISFEVSVRLLGGLMALGYTMAAILKRSSHVFSDERVCVKIDWLEQLNRHYVQVQGRDRVVVKCIADQLGLEGSYTPRTYIEQIQLEKLVNEVMALPDDLKTKLSLDEDIVASPKETLSRASAERVSWRNKNIRRDKNLSNVSSDYRRNDMSAESGTRLLNQGAVTHLLEQISTLNDRMDGFTSRMEELNSKLSSTRASPRNKRASPSTPTLALETEVCNGSAPTSYFISGLENGSLTGSIMPNSSSFASLTKESAFMEEISNIARGQRQVMHQLDNISNVLRERLGEQSRQGRTNKKRDTIDMDPVRIPLILTLAVGGLGILLFKSLQQ, encoded by the exons atggATACAGATACTTCAGATGCTGAATCGACTAGTCGGAGAGCTGGTCTCTTAAAGGACCAGGTTCGACTAGTTAAGAGAAAAGATTGTGATCGATATGAGATTGTCTCAATACCAGATAATTTGTCATTTGAGAAAGGATTCTTCATTGTAATCCGAGCATGCCAGTTGTTGGTTCAGAAGAATGATGGACTGATAATGATAGGAGTAGCTGGTCCCTCTGGTGCCGGAAAGACTGTATTTACTGAGAAAATACTGAACTTTATGCCAAGCGTTGCAGTTATCTCAATGGATAACTACAATGATGCTAGTCGAATTGTTGATGGAAACTTTGATG ACCCACGCCTAACAGACTATGATACATTGCTGAAAAATATCAATGATCTGAAGACTGGGAAGCCAGCAGAAATTCCAATATATGATTTCAAATCTAGTTCGCGAATAGGATACAG GACCCTTGAAGTCCCTAGCTCCCGCATTGTGGTTATTGAGGGCATCTATGCTCTGAACGAAAAGTTGCGGCCTTTCCTGGATCTTCGCGTATCTGTGAATGGTGGAGTACACTTTGATCTCGTTAAAAGAGTTTTACGTGACATACAACGTGCTGGGCAGGAACCATCAGAAATAATCCATCAAGTATCTGAAACG GTTTATCCAATGTACAAGGCTTATATTGAGCCTGATCTCAAAACTGCACACATAAAAATTATCAACAAATTTAATCCTTTCTCAGGATTCCAGAGTCCTACTTACATTCTAAAG TCATCAAGGAATCTGAAGACAGAACTAATCAAGTCTGTCTTGTCTGAAGAACACACTGAGAGTACGGAACAGATTTATGACATATACCTTCTGCCACCTGGTGAAGATCCAGAGACATGCCAATCATATCTGAGGATGCGAAATAAAGATGGGAAATACAATCTCATGTTTGAG GAATGGGTCACTGATTCTCCATTTGTCATATCACCAAGAATCAGTTTTGAAGTTAGTGTGCGTCTTCTTGGTGGATTGATGGCTTTGGGATACACAATGGCGGCCATCCTCAAAAGAAGCAGCCATGTATTTTCTGATGAAAGGGTCTGTGTGAAAATTGACTGGCTTGAACAACTGAACCGCCACTATGTGCAG GTCCAAGGAAGAGATCGTGTTGTTGTCAAATGTATCGCTGATCAGCTGGGTTTGGAAGGCTCATATACTCCGCGTACATATATTGAGCAAATACAGCTAGAGAAGCTTGTGAATGAGGTTATG GCATTACCAGATGACTTGAAAACAAAGCTTAGCCTAGATGAAGATATTGTCGCAAGCCCTAAAGAAACTCTCTCTCGAGCCTCGGCGGAGAGAGTATCATGGAGAAATAAGAATATCAGAAG GGACAAAAATCTATCAAATGTTAGTTCTGATTATCGGAGGAATGACATGAGTGCGGAGTCGGGAACAAGATTATTAAACCAG GGAGCGGTCACACATTTATTGGAGCAAATTTCTACCTTGAATGACCGGATGGATGGCTTTACGTCTAGAATGGAAGAACTTAATTCCAAGTTAAGCAGCACAAGGGCTTCTCCAAGAAACAAACGAGCTTCTCCAAGCACACCAACTCTGGCTTTAGAAACTGAAGTGTGCAATGGATCTGCCCCTACTTCCTATTTCATATCTGGTTTGGAGAATGGTTCCTTGACTGGGTCCATCATGCCTAATTCCTCGTCTTTTGCTTCCCTTACAAAGGAGTCTGCGTTTATGGAAGAG ATATCAAATATTGCACGTGGACAACGTCAAGTTATGCATCAGTTGGACAACATTAGCAACGTTCTTCGCGAGAGATTAGGTGAACAGTCTCGACAAGgaagaacaaataagaaaagagataCAATTGATATGGATCCTGTCAGAATACCTCTCATCTTAACATTAGCAGTTGGTGGCCTGGGAATCCTCTTGTTTAAGAGCCTGCAGCAATGA